The Deltaproteobacteria bacterium IMCC39524 DNA segment CCGGTACCCTGATGTACGAGTGCTGCATGCACACCCTGCGTATCTACCTGCTGCGTATGGGTTGGATCGGTGAAGAGGGCAGCACCTGGTGCGAACCGATCCCAGGTGTGGATAGCGGCTTGAAGTGTCGCGGCCAGGTTATCGAGACGACCAAAACCGTCACCTACCAGGTCAGCATCAAGGAACTCGGCTATGGGCCCGAGCCGTTTGCGATTGTTGATGCGCTGATGTTTGCCGACGGCAAACCGATCGTCGAGATCCCGAACATGTCGATTCGCCTGGCCGGCCTGACACGCGACAAGGTTGAAGGCTTGTGGTCAAAGGCTGTCACGGAACGAGGCCCGTCTCCTTCCAGCCCCCAGCCCCCAACCCCCAGCCCCCGTGTCCTGTATGATTACGACAAAATCCTAGCCTTCTCGGACGGCAACCCATCCGAAGCGTTCGGTGCCCCTTACAAGGTCTTCGACAGCGAGCGCAAGATTGCCCGCCTGCCGCGGCCACCGTTCCAGTTCCTCGATCGCATCGTCGATGTTTCCGGCGAGCCGTTCAAGCTGCTTGAAGGCGCAACCTGTGAAGCCGAGTATGATGTGCCGTCCGATGCCTGGTACTTCAAGGCGGGACGACAGCCGGAGATGCCGTTCAGTGTTTTGCTTGAAGCCGGCCTGCAGCCATGCGGTTGGCTGGCCGCCTATCTTGGCTCAGCTTTGACCAGTGCAACCGATCTCAAGTTCCGCAACCTCGACGGCAATGCCATACAGCACCGTCCGGTGACACCCGAATCGGGAACTTTGACCACCAGGGTCACGATTACCCGTATCGCCAGCAGTGGCGGTATGATCATCCAGAATTACGATTTTGAAATCAGCGATCATCTCGGTCCGGTCTATACCGGCGACACGGTCTTTGGCTTCTTCTCGACAGAATCTCTCGCTCAACAGGTCGGGGTGCGTGAAGCCCAACCTTATCAGCCGAGTGCCGGGGAAATCGCCCGCGGTGGGCAGTTTGACTACCCGACAGAAGCACCTTTCCCCGCAACCAGGATGCGTATGATCGATCACATTGAGTTGTTTGTTGCTGATGGTGGTCCGCAAAGCCTTGGCTTTATTCGCGGCAGTAAGCTTGTCGATCCAGATGAGTGGTTCTTTAAAGCCCACTTCTACCAGGATCCGGTTTGGCCCGGCTCTCTCGGCCTCGAGTCCTTTTTGCAACTGCTTAAAATCGCTGCCGTCAAACGTTGGGGGGGCGCTGCCAACACCGTCCTGGAAACTATCGCGCAGGGCGAGCCGCATCGCTGGAACTATCGCGGTCAGATTATTCCGAGCAATGATAAGGTCCTGGTCGAGGCTGTCGTCACTTCGGTTGATGATGAACAACGTCTTTTGAAAGCTGACGGTTACCTTTCGGTGGATGGCAAGGTCATCTACCAGATGAAAGACTTTTCCATCCGGTTGTGGCCGGATGGAAAGCTTTAAGCTCTAGAGTTTTGAAGCTGTAAAGTGGGAATTCTTTAAAGCCCTAGAGTCCTGAAACCTTACAGTCTTATAGCTTTACAGCCTTATAGCGAGCTTGTAGTATGTGGCGAGCTTGGCATTAATTAAGATAATGGTGGTGTGAATGAAGTACTCACGAGTATACGTGGAATCGGTCGGCTATGAGTTGGCGCCGATCGTGGTGACATCGACGGAGTTGGAAAGCCGGCTGAAGCCGATGTACGAGGCCCTGCATATTCCCATGGGCCAACTGGAAGCATTGACCGGCATCAGGGAACGCCGCTGGTGGAAACCGAACACGCGCATTTCGGAAGGGGCGATCGCGGCTGCAAAAAAGGCCCTGCGCGAGCGCAAGATTTCGCCGTCTGATATCGGCGCCGTCGTCTACGCCGGTGTCTGTCGTGAGCACTACGAACCGGCAACGGCCTGTCAGGTTGCTTCAGCCCTTGGCATCCAGGGGGATGTTGCGATTTACGATACCTCCAACGCCTGTCTCGGAGTCCTCAACGGTGTCCTTGATATTGCCAATCGCATTGAGTTGGGCCAGATCCGTGCCGGTCTCGTGGTTGCCTGTGAAAGCTCTCGAGAAATCAACGAGATCATGATTCAGCAGATGCTGGATAACCCGACCATGGAGAATTTCACCAAGTCTCTGGCCACTTTAACCGGCGGTTCGGGTGCTGCTGCTGTTCTCCTCACCGATGGTTCCTTTACACCGGCACGACGGCCGCGTCTGCTTGGCGGTGTTAACCTGGCCGAGCCTCAGCATCACACCCTCTGTCGTTGGGGGATCAAGTCCGACGACCCTGAAAACCATGTCCCTTACATGCAGACTGATGCCGTCGCCGTTATGAAGTACGGTGTGGAATTGGGGAAAAGGACCTGGGATGCCTTTGCCAGGGAACTGGATCTGACCACCGATCGCATCGACAAGGTTATCTGTCACCAGGTGGGCGAGGCTCATCAGAAATTGATCCTGCAGACGATCGGTCTCTCTGCCGACAAGGATTTTTCCTCGTACGAATTTCTCGGCAATATGGGCACCGTTTCTCTGCCGGTAACCGCTGCAATTGCCAAGGAACGAGACTTCCTTCTGCCCGGCGACACCGTTGGTTTTCTCGGTATCGGCAGTGGCTTGAACTGCCTGATGCTGGCCATCCAGTGGTGATTGTAAAGAGTTTATGCCAAACGAGAACCAATACTTTTAAATGTAATGCAAAGAGAGCTCTATGAGCGTCAGCTTTTGCTTTTATCCTGTTCATCCTGCATATCCCTGTAAATCGTCTTTGATTCCAAGGGCTAAAATCTAACAGGGATATACAGGATATGCAGGATGGTTAAACCTAAACACAACAAAGTCTTTCAATGAGTACATTAAATGAGCGATCTCTACCCCTTTGAAAATAATTTCCTGGAATTAAAC contains these protein-coding regions:
- a CDS encoding 3-oxoacyl-ACP synthase III; translation: MKYSRVYVESVGYELAPIVVTSTELESRLKPMYEALHIPMGQLEALTGIRERRWWKPNTRISEGAIAAAKKALRERKISPSDIGAVVYAGVCREHYEPATACQVASALGIQGDVAIYDTSNACLGVLNGVLDIANRIELGQIRAGLVVACESSREINEIMIQQMLDNPTMENFTKSLATLTGGSGAAAVLLTDGSFTPARRPRLLGGVNLAEPQHHTLCRWGIKSDDPENHVPYMQTDAVAVMKYGVELGKRTWDAFARELDLTTDRIDKVICHQVGEAHQKLILQTIGLSADKDFSSYEFLGNMGTVSLPVTAAIAKERDFLLPGDTVGFLGIGSGLNCLMLAIQW